In a genomic window of Gouania willdenowi chromosome 11, fGouWil2.1, whole genome shotgun sequence:
- the LOC114472583 gene encoding elongation factor 1-alpha, translating to MGKEKTHINIVVIGHVDSGKSTSTGHLIYKCGGIDKRTIEKFEKEAAEMGKGSFKYAWVLDKLKAERERGITIDIALWKFETNKYYVTIIDAPGHRDFIKNMITGTSQADCAVLIVAAGVGEFEAGISKNGQTREHALLAFTLGVKQLIVGVNKIDSTEPPYSEARYEEIKKEVSTYIKKIGYNPSAVAFVPISGWHGDNMIEPSAKMPWYKGWDVERKEGKASGKTLLEALDAILPPSRPTDKALRLPLQDVYKIGGIGTVPVGRVETGILKPGMVVTFAPPALTTEVKSVEMHHESLPEAVPGDNVGFNIKNVSVKEIRRGFVAGDSKNDPPKGAASFTAQVIVLNHPGQISAGYAPVLDCHTAHIACKFSELVEKIDRRSGKKLEDNPKFVKSGDAAIVTMIPQKPMVVEAFTNYAPLGRFAVRDMRQTVAVGVIKAVETKEVSGKTTKAAEKAQKKK from the exons ATGGGAAAGGAAAAGACCCACATTAACATCGTGGTCATCGGCCATGTCGACTCCGGCAAGTCCACCTCCACCGGTCATTTGATCTACAAATGCGGAGGAATCGACAAGAGAACTATCGAGAAGTTTGAGAAGGAAGCCGCTGAG ATGGGCAAGGGCTCCTTCAAGTACGCCTGGGTGCTGGACAAACTGAAGGCGGAGCGTGAGCGTGGTATCACCATCGATATCGCTCTGTGGAAGTTTGAGACCAACAAGTACTACGTGACCATCATTGATGCCCCTGGACACAGGGACTTCATCAAGAACATGATCACTGGTACCTCTCAG GCTGACTGCGCTGTGCTGATCGTTGCCGCTGGCGTTGGTGAGTTTGAGGCTGGTATCTCTAAGAATGGACAGACCCGTGAACACGCCCTGCTGGCCTTCACCCTCGGTGTGAAGCAGCTCATCGTCGGAGTCAACAAGATCGACTCCACCGAGCCTCCTTACAGCGAGGCCCGTTACGAGGAGATCAAAAAGGAAGTCAGCACCTACATCAAGAAGATCGGCTACAACCCTTCCGCTGTTGCATTTGTCCCCATCTCTGGTTGGCATGGCGACAACATGATTGAGCCCAGTGCCAAG ATGCCCTGGTACAAAGGCTGGGATGTTGAGCGCAAAGAAGGCAAAGCTAGCGGCAAAACACTGCTGGAGGCTCTGGATGCCATCCTGCCCCCATCTCGCCCCACCGACAAGGCTCTCCGTCTGCCCCTGCAGGACGTCTACAAAATTGGTG GTATTGGAACTGTACCCGTCGGTCGTGTGGAGACTGGAATCCTGAAGCCCGGTATGGTCGTCACCTTCGCCCCCCCTGCCCTGACCACTGAGGTGAAGTCTGTGGAAATGCACCACGAGTCTCTGCCCGAGGCCGTGCCAGGTGACAACGTTGGTTTCAACATCAAGAACGTCTCCGTCAAGGAAATCCGTCGTGGCTTTGTTGCCGGCGACAGCAAGAACGACCCACCCAAGGGCGCCGCGAGCTTCACTGCTCAG GTCATCGTCCTGAACCACCCTGGCCAGATCTCTGCCGGATACGCACCTGTGCTCGATTGCCACACCGCTCACATCGCTTGCAAGTTCAGTGAACTTGTTGAGAAAATCGACCGTCGTTCTGGCAAGAAGCTGGAAGACAACCCCAAGTTTGTCAAATCTGGAGACGCTGCCATCGTTACTATGATCCCACAGAAGCCCATGGTTGTTGAGGCTTTCACCAACTACGCACCCCTCG GTCGTTTCGCTGTGCGTGACATGAGGCAGACGGTGGCTGTTGGTGTCATCAAGGCTGTCGAGACcaaggaagtgagtggaaagaCAACCAAGGCTGCAGAGAAAGCCCAGAAGAAGAAATGA
- the LOC114472581 gene encoding elongation factor 1-alpha isoform X1, giving the protein MGKEKIHINIVVIGHVDSGKSTTTGHLIYKCGGIDKRTIEKFEKEAAEMGKGSFKYAWVLDKLKAERERGITIDIALWKFETNKYYVTIIDAPGHRDFIKNMITGTSQADCAVLIVAAGVGEFEAGISKNGQTREHALLAYTLGVKQLIVGINKMDSTEPPYSQKRFEEITKEVSAYIKKIGYNPATVAFVPISGWHGDNMLEASDKMSWFKGWKVERKDGGATGITLLEALDSILPPSRPTDKALRLPLQDVYKIGGIGTVPVGRVETGVLKPGMVVTFAPPNLTTEVKSVEMHHESLVEALPGDNVGFNIKNVSVKEIRRGNVAGDSKNDPPLAAENFTAQVIILNHPGQISQGYAPVLDCHTAHIACKFSELKEKIDRRSGKKLEDNPKALKSGDAAIITMVPGKPMCVESFSQYPPLGRFAVRDMRQTVAVGVIKSVEKKAASGGKVTKSAQKVEKKK; this is encoded by the exons ATGGGAAAGGAAAAGATCCACATTAACATCGTGGTCATCGGCCACGTGGACTCTGGTAAGTCCACGACCACCGGTCACCTGATCTACAAATGCGGAGGAATCGACAAGAGAACCATCGAGAAGTTTGAGAAGGAGGCCGCTGAG ATGGGTAAAGGCTCCTTCAAGTACGCCTGGGTGCTGGACAAACTGAAGGCGGAGCGTGAGCGTGGTATCACCATCGATATCGCTCTGTGGAAGTTTGAGACCAACAAGTACTACGTGACCATCATTGATGCCCCTGGACACAGGGACTTCATCAAGAACATGATCACTGGTACCTCTCAG GCTGACTGCGCTGTGCTGATCGTAGCTGCTGGCGTTGGTGAGTTCGAGGCTGGTATCTCTAAGAATGGACAGACCCGTGAACACGCCCTCCTGGCCTACACCCTGGGGGTGAAGCAGCTCATCGTGGGCATCAACAAGATGGACTCCACGGAGCCCCCGTACAGCCAGAAACGTTTTGAGGAAATCACCAAGGAAGTCAGCGCCTACATCAAGAAGATCGGCTACAACCCGGCCACGGTGGCCTTCGTCCCCATCTCTGGTTGGCATGGCGACAACATGCTGGAGGCTAGCGACAAG ATGAGCTGGTTCAAGGGATGGAAGGTCGAGCGTAAAGATGGCGGAGCCACAGGCATCACCCTGCTGGAGGCGTTGGACTCCATCCTGCCCCCGTCTCGCCCCACCGACAAGGCCCTCCGCCTTCCTCTGCAGGACGTCTACAAAATCGGCG GTATCGGAACCGTCCCCGTGGGTCGCGTTGAGACCGGGGTCCTGAAGCCAGGGATGGTGGTCACCTTCGCTCCCCCCAACCTGACCACTGAGGTGAAGTCTGTGGAGATGCACCACGAGTCCCTGGTCGAGGCTCTGCCCGGTGACAACGTGGGCTTCAACATCAAGAACGTGTCCGTCAAGGAAATCCGTCGTGGAAACGTGGCCGGTGACAGCAAGAATGACCCCCCTCTGGCTGCTGAGAACTTCACTGCTCAG GTCATCATCCTGAACCACCCGGGTCAGATCTCCCAGGGCTACGCTCCCGTGCTGGACTGCCACACCGCTCACATCGCTTGTAAATTCAGCGAGTTGAAGGAGAAGATCGACCGTCGCTCAGGCAAGAAGCTGGAGGACAACCCCAAGGCTCTGAAGTCTGGAGACGCTGCCATCATCACCATGGTGCCAGGGAAACCCATGTGTGTGGAGAGCTTCTCCCAGTATCCTCCACTGG GTCGTTTTGCCGTGCGTGACATGAGGCAAACCGTGGCCGTTGGAGTCATCAAGTCCGTGGAGAAGAAGGCGGCCAGCGGTGGAAAGGTCACCAAGTCCGCACAGAAGGTAGAGAAGAAGAAATGA
- the LOC114472581 gene encoding elongation factor 1-alpha isoform X2: protein MGKGSFKYAWVLDKLKAERERGITIDIALWKFETNKYYVTIIDAPGHRDFIKNMITGTSQADCAVLIVAAGVGEFEAGISKNGQTREHALLAYTLGVKQLIVGINKMDSTEPPYSQKRFEEITKEVSAYIKKIGYNPATVAFVPISGWHGDNMLEASDKMSWFKGWKVERKDGGATGITLLEALDSILPPSRPTDKALRLPLQDVYKIGGIGTVPVGRVETGVLKPGMVVTFAPPNLTTEVKSVEMHHESLVEALPGDNVGFNIKNVSVKEIRRGNVAGDSKNDPPLAAENFTAQVIILNHPGQISQGYAPVLDCHTAHIACKFSELKEKIDRRSGKKLEDNPKALKSGDAAIITMVPGKPMCVESFSQYPPLGRFAVRDMRQTVAVGVIKSVEKKAASGGKVTKSAQKVEKKK from the exons ATGGGTAAAGGCTCCTTCAAGTACGCCTGGGTGCTGGACAAACTGAAGGCGGAGCGTGAGCGTGGTATCACCATCGATATCGCTCTGTGGAAGTTTGAGACCAACAAGTACTACGTGACCATCATTGATGCCCCTGGACACAGGGACTTCATCAAGAACATGATCACTGGTACCTCTCAG GCTGACTGCGCTGTGCTGATCGTAGCTGCTGGCGTTGGTGAGTTCGAGGCTGGTATCTCTAAGAATGGACAGACCCGTGAACACGCCCTCCTGGCCTACACCCTGGGGGTGAAGCAGCTCATCGTGGGCATCAACAAGATGGACTCCACGGAGCCCCCGTACAGCCAGAAACGTTTTGAGGAAATCACCAAGGAAGTCAGCGCCTACATCAAGAAGATCGGCTACAACCCGGCCACGGTGGCCTTCGTCCCCATCTCTGGTTGGCATGGCGACAACATGCTGGAGGCTAGCGACAAG ATGAGCTGGTTCAAGGGATGGAAGGTCGAGCGTAAAGATGGCGGAGCCACAGGCATCACCCTGCTGGAGGCGTTGGACTCCATCCTGCCCCCGTCTCGCCCCACCGACAAGGCCCTCCGCCTTCCTCTGCAGGACGTCTACAAAATCGGCG GTATCGGAACCGTCCCCGTGGGTCGCGTTGAGACCGGGGTCCTGAAGCCAGGGATGGTGGTCACCTTCGCTCCCCCCAACCTGACCACTGAGGTGAAGTCTGTGGAGATGCACCACGAGTCCCTGGTCGAGGCTCTGCCCGGTGACAACGTGGGCTTCAACATCAAGAACGTGTCCGTCAAGGAAATCCGTCGTGGAAACGTGGCCGGTGACAGCAAGAATGACCCCCCTCTGGCTGCTGAGAACTTCACTGCTCAG GTCATCATCCTGAACCACCCGGGTCAGATCTCCCAGGGCTACGCTCCCGTGCTGGACTGCCACACCGCTCACATCGCTTGTAAATTCAGCGAGTTGAAGGAGAAGATCGACCGTCGCTCAGGCAAGAAGCTGGAGGACAACCCCAAGGCTCTGAAGTCTGGAGACGCTGCCATCATCACCATGGTGCCAGGGAAACCCATGTGTGTGGAGAGCTTCTCCCAGTATCCTCCACTGG GTCGTTTTGCCGTGCGTGACATGAGGCAAACCGTGGCCGTTGGAGTCATCAAGTCCGTGGAGAAGAAGGCGGCCAGCGGTGGAAAGGTCACCAAGTCCGCACAGAAGGTAGAGAAGAAGAAATGA
- the LOC114472584 gene encoding elongation factor 1-alpha-like codes for MGKEKTHINIVVIGHVDSGKSTSTGHLIYKCGGIDKRTIEKFEKEAAEMGKGSFKYAWVLDKLKAERERGITIDIALWKFETIKYYVTIIDAPGHRDFIKNMITGTSQADCAVLIVAAGTGEFEAGISKNGQTREHALLAFTLGVKQLIVGVNKIDSTEPPYSEPRFEEITKEVSAYIKKIGYNPKAVPFVPISGWHGDNMIEPSDNMPWYKGWTVDRKEGKASGKTLLEALDSILPPSRPTDKALRLPLQDVYKIGGIGTVPVGRVETGILKPGMIVTFAPTALTTEVKSVEMHHESLPEATPGDNVGFNIKNVSVKEIRRGFVAGDSKNDPPKGAASFTAQVIVLNHPGQISAGYAPVLDCHTAHIACKFSELVEKIDRRSGKKLEDNPKFVKSGDAAIVTMIPQKPMVVEAFTNYAPLGRFAVRDMRQTVAVGVIKAVETKEVSGKTTKAAEKAQKKK; via the exons ATGGGAAAGGAAAAGACCCACATTAACATCGTGGTCATCGGCCACGTGGACTCGGGCAAGTCCACCTCCACCGGTCACCTGATCTACAAGTGCGGAGGAATCGACAAGAGAACCATCGAGAAGTTCGAGAAGGAGGCCGCTGAG ATGGGCAAGGGCTCCTTCAAGTACGCCTGGGTGCTGGACAAACTGAAGGCGGAGCGTGAGCGTGGTATCACCATCGATATCGCTCTGTGGAAGTTTGAGACCATCAAGTACTACGTGACCATCATTGATGCCCCTGGACACAGGGACTTCATCAAGAACATGATCACTGGTACCTCTCAG GCCGACTGCGCTGTGCTGATCGTAGCTGCTGGTACTGGTGAGTTTGAGGCTGGTATCTCTAAGAACGGACAGACCCGTGAACACGCCCTGCTGGCCTTCACCCTCGGTGTGAAGCAGCTCATTGTCGGAGTCAACAAGATCGACTCCACCGAGCCTCCTTACAGCGAGCCCCGTTTTGAAGAAATCACCAAGGAAGTCAGCGCCTACATCAAGAAGATCGGCTACAACCCCAAAGCTGTTCCATTTGTCCCCATCTCTGGTTGGCATGGCGACAACATGATTGAGCCCAGTgacaat ATGCCCTGGTACAAAGGCTGGACTGTTGACCGCAAAGAAGGCAAAGCTAGCGGCAAAACACTGCTGGAGGCTCTGGATTCCATCCTGCCCCCATCTCGCCCCACCGACAAGGCTCTCCGTCTGCCCCTGCAGGACGTCTACAAAATTGGTG GTATTGGAACTGTACCCGTCGGTCGTGTGGAGACTGGAATCCTGAAGCCCGGTATGATCGTCACCTTTGCCCCTACTGCCCTGACCACTGAGGTGAAGTCTGTGGAAATGCACCATGAGTCTCTGCCCGAGGCCACGCCAGGTGACAACGTCGGTTTCAACATCAAGAACGTCTCCGTCAAGGAAATCCGTCGTGGCTTTGTTGCTGGCGACAGCAAGAACGACCCACCCAAGGGCGCCGCGAGCTTCACTGCTCAG GTCATCGTCCTGAACCACCCTGGCCAGATCTCTGCCGGATACGCACCTGTGCTCGATTGCCACACCGCTCACATCGCTTGCAAGTTCAGTGAACTTGTTGAGAAAATCGACCGTCGTTCTGGCAAGAAGCTGGAAGACAACCCCAAGTTTGTCAAATCTGGAGACGCTGCCATCGTTACTATGATCCCACAGAAGCCCATGGTTGTTGAGGCTTTCACCAACTACGCACCCCTCG GTCGTTTCGCTGTGCGTGACATGAGGCAGACGGTGGCTGTCGGTGTCATCAAGGCTGTCGAGACcaaggaagtgagtggaaagaCAACCAAGGCTGCAGAGAAAGCCCAGAAGAAGAAATGA
- the LOC114472585 gene encoding cyclic GMP-AMP synthase: protein MSDPVSPELTNWIKVTAKEIKVRQDDRSWATEVVNHFRENLLKFLKSSSDAPLFESAVILNTGSYFEKVKIHSPNEFDMMLMLQRLPSSNVTCLDGGLFYRIDLQRPTRHPIKDFVLENELTVSSSRVLNEVHRLVRKFIKTYKAPDKRCRWEVNRKRMFSPAVTLSLCRSEKNSEELISVDVVAALEVQTWPSAVRDGPDVGNWLGKKVRQEIRGQPCYFVPKRLKGRNVNVDAKESWRISFSHIEKKLIACHGNKKTCCESKDTRCCRKQCLMLLKSLIEGLKQTFPEQLEDLCSYHGKTTFLHTLSSRYDDSMWACPMLPSCFLLLVTALKDHAQQGVLPHFFAPNCNLFSPSYFPRKKLLFLVEALEDQLRDGLPLLKPQTPVCPLRSALVNVETPQLSSVQTNKIHIITCAFVIIIAVVSSLAWM, encoded by the exons ATGTCTGATCCCGTCTCTCCTGAACTGACCAACTGGATCAAAGTGACGGCCAAAGAGATTAAAGTCCGTCAGGATGATCGCTCCTGGGCCACAGAGGTGGTCAACCATTTCAGAGAAAACCTGCTCAAGTTCCTCAAGAGCAGCAGCGACGCGCCTCTATTTGAGTCAGCGGTGATCCTCAACACTGGGAGCTACTTTGAGAAAGTAAAG ATCCACAGCccaaatgagtttgacatgatGCTGATGCTTCAGAGGTTGCCATCTTCCAACGTCACGTGTCTGGACGGGGGACTTTTCTACCGCATCGACCTCCAGCGTCCGACTCGGCATCCGATTAAAGACTTTGTCCTGGAGAACGAGCTGACCGTGTCCTCCAGCAGAGTGTTGAACGAAGTGCATCGGCTGGTCCGTAAATTTATCAAGACCTACAAag CTCCAGATAAACGCTGTCGCTGGGAGGTGAACAGGAAGCGCATGTTTTCGCCGGCCGTCACGTTGTCTCTGTGCAGATCTGAGAAAAACAGTGAGGAGCTGATATCTGTGGACGTGGTCGCTGCGCTGGAG GTGCAAACCTGGCCCTCTGCGGTCCGGGATGGTCCAGATGTCGGCAACTGGCTCGGCAAAAAGGTTCGTCAAGAGATCCGAGGTCAGCCTTGTTACTTCGTACCAAAGAGGCTGAAAGGGCGAAACGTGAATGTGGACGCCAAAG AGAGCTGGAGAATTTCCTTCTCACACATCGAGAAGAAATTAATCGCATGTCACGGAAACAAGAAAACCTGCTGTGAGAGTAAAGACACCAGATGCTGCAG AAAGCAGTGCCTGATGCTTCTCAAATCTCTGATCGAGGGCCTGAAGCAAACATTTCCTGAACAGCTGGAGGACCTTTGTTCATATCATGGAAAGACCACGTTTCTCCACACGCTGTCCTCCAG GTATGATGACTCCATGTGGGCGTGTCCGATGCTTCCTTCGTGTTTCCTGCTCCTCGTCACGGCTCTGAAGGATCACGCACAACAAGGCGTCCTGCCTCACTTCTTTGCCCCCAACTGTAACCTCTTCTCCCCGTCTTATTTCCCCCGTAAGAAGTTGTTGTTCCTGGTGGAGGCCCTGGAGGACCAGCTGAGGGACGGACTTCCTCTGCTGAAGCCTCAGACCCCCGTGTGTCCCCTGAGATCAGCGCTGGTGAACGTAGAGACCCCCCAGCTTAGTTCAGTCCAaaccaacaaaatccacatcaTCACGTGTGCTTTTGTTATCATTATAGCCGTGGTTTCATCTCTGGCTTGGATGTAg